Proteins from a genomic interval of Ictalurus furcatus strain D&B chromosome 2, Billie_1.0, whole genome shotgun sequence:
- the senp6a gene encoding sentrin-specific protease 6 isoform X6, which yields MAHKKSVFIEALDRSEASRDGGFKQSWSFSLSAAHQEERRNDPSLVTMDQVGGQQELSPEGVKQAPPLRHFDLMEPMKTYERRPNHFKPLTRMGTGKPRSDFTTQRAELDKIILTCPEISDSESLNVKRCTQPRRRPMFESISTAESLQPDEYFTVCGKCGRRSEDHTKCESCGNPLPAEVPLLPAVPSSPAPRVPVRSLPSPGSPSVTQLSKSFYGVTSGGRATQAETAMNPPARITRGGLLLPHNGAKLTVGKRQPLAKQHELNDPIVLSSDEDDEADSSSTGSVNRLDSVSPRPADSAHSSPAPSGGRVEAAVKEVAEHEEHACEFFNDVDHRSVAPRRNRLKDPQFRSVCEDPSPSKKRKLGQVPKLESIILECRSVRIGTLRRMVTKPVIFTVEYIQLETEGQEVDVLEKVRLRSSELTSCEWCSVRKLPVLFFQTSDSECQRLRTQLQMSQESGGLWYDCSGENLDEKYIVLIFENGLSMQEQMILEDILVEIGRNNKLTRFPARLTFDEANVRLVQYNKATKEKEKAKAQKAKLVSPSTTSATTATTVNVSVTTATATASTVTATPAASTEMIVQTRFSTHLHGIYDEDDDEDMAELQPTFTGPIVKLIVYPPPPAKGGISVTNEDLHCLNDGEFLNDVIIDFYLKYLFMEKLKKEDAGRSHVFSSFFYKRLNQRERRSAPDTTNLPIQKRKHNRVKTWTRHVDLFQKDFIFVPINESAHWYLAVICFPGLEGPCMEPNPHYQPQTQSQAQASSPSEIGSSVLSEGGIEEPSPHTEPLSFNPEEVNTEAEGQDVSHSSMPSCPHRPPDHTCTHNQRVNGQVQSHYTDALRRISVCYSSEDPGTFSDDQSSSHDECSEDGALADDTATSESMEWASKPTICKQPCILIMDSLRGPARSTVVKTLREYLEVEWEVRKGTQRSFGKDLMKGSSPRVPQQDNFSDCGVYVLQYVESFFENPVPSFHLPMNLLDWFPQQRMKTKREEIKELILKLQSLQKLDRENSGQDLGVGDVCDDLDIGDALESADLIPPISS from the exons ATGGCTCACAAGAAGAGCGTTTTTATCGAAG CTCTCGATAGATCAGAAGCCAGCAGAGATGGAGGGTTCAAGCAGAGCTGGAGTTTTTCCCTCTCCGCTGCCCAtcaagaggagaggaggaacgA TCCTTCCCTGGTGACCATGGATCAAGTGGGTGGGCAGCAGGAACTTTCCCCTGAAGGGGTGAAG cagGCGCCCCCTCTGAGGCACTTTGACCTCATGGAGCCTATGAAGACGTACGAACGGCGGCCAAATCATTTCAAGCCCCTGACCAGAATGGGAACGGGCAAGCCCAG ATCTGACTTCACCACCCAAAGAGCAGAGCTAGACAAAATCATTCTCACCTGCCCAGAGATTTCAG ACTCGGAGTCTCTGAATGTAAAGAGATGCACCCAGCCGAGGAGGCGGCCGATGTTCGAAAGCATCAGCACGGCAGAG TCGTTGCAGCCGGACGAGTACTTCACTGTGTGCGGAAAGTGTGGCCGGCGAAGTGAAGACCACACAAAGTGTGAAAGCTGCGGGAACCCACTGCCTGCTGAAGTGCCCCTTCTGCCTGCTGTCCCCTCCTCACCTGCCCCTCGAGTGCCTGTACGCTCCCTTCCCTCTCCCGGCTCTCCCAGCGTCACTCAGCTCAGCAAGAGCTTCTACGGTGTGACGTCTGGGGGGCGCGCTACCCAAGCCGAAACGGCTATGAACCCACCAGCACGCATTACCCGCGGGGGTCTGCTGCTGCCACACAATGGCGCTAAGCTAACCGTGGGGAAGAGGCAGCCTTTGGCCAAGCAGCACGAACTCAATGACCCCA tcgTACTGTCTAGCGACGAAGACGACGAGGCTGACAGTTCTAGCACGGGCAGCGTAAACCGGTTGGACAGCGTCTCTCCGAGGCCTGCCGACTCCGCCCACTCCTCCCCAGCGCCTTCCGGCGGCAGAGTGGAAGCGGCCGTTAAAGAGGTCGCAGAACACGAAGAGCACGCTTGCGAATTCTTCAACGACGTGGACCACAGGAGCGTGGCACCTCGAAGGAACCGCTTAAAAGATCCA CAGTTTCGAAGCGTGTGCGAGGACCCGTCGCCATCTAAGAAGCGGAAATTGGGACAGGTGCCGAAGTTGGAGAGCATTATTCTGGAGTGCAGGAGCGTACGGATAGGAACTCTGCGCCGGATGGTCACCAAACCTGTCATT tTCACAGTAGAGTATATACAGCTTGAGACGGAAG GTCAGGAGGTCGACGTGCTGGAGAAGGTGCGCCTGAGGTCGTCGGAGCTGACGAGCTGCGAATGGTGCAGCGTTCGGAAGCTGCCCGTCCTATTTTTCCAGACCAGTGACAGTGAGTGCCAGCGCCTGCGCACCCAGCTCCAGATGTCCCAGGAGAGCGGCGGCCTGTGGTACGACTGCAGCGGCGAAA ACTTGGATGAGAAATACATAGTGTTGATTTTCGAGAACGGCCTCTCGATGCAAGAGCAGATGATTTTAGAAGACATCCTGGTTGAGATTGGCCGAAACAACAAGCTCACGCGCTTTCCTGCTAGACTGACCTTTGACGAAGCCAACGTTCGACTGGTTCAATATAACAAAGCaacaaaagagaaggaaaag GCAAAAGCTCAGAAAGCCAAATTGGTTTCACCCTCTACAACATCTGCCACGACTGCGACTACAGTAAATGTCTCCGTCACCACGGCAACGGCGACGGCAAGCACAGTAACCGCAACCCCGGCTGCGTCGACAGAGATGATAGTCCAGACCCGATTCTCCACTCACCTCCACGGGATCtacgatgaagatgatgatgaggatatGGCAGAGCTGCAGCCTACTTTCACAGGCCCCATCGTCAA GTTGATAGTGTATCCCCCTCCTCCAGCTAAAGGTGGAATCTCTGTGACCAACGAAGACCTTCACTGTCTAAACGACGGGGAGTTTCTGAACGATGTCATCATagacttttatttaaa GTATCTCTTCATGGAGAAGTTGAAAAAGGAGGATGCAGGCAGAAGTCACGTTTTCAGTTCGTTCTTCTACAAGAGACTCAAccagagagaaaggagaagtgCACCGGACACAACTAACCTTCC AATACAGAAGAGGAAGCACAATCGGGTAAAAACATGGACGCGACATGTGGACCTTTTTCAGAAGGACTTCATCTTTGTTCCCATCAATGAGTC AGCACACTGGTATCTTGCAGTGATCTGCTTCCCAGGTTTAGAGGGACCCTGCATGGAGCCCAATCCTCATTATCAGCCCCAGACACAGTCCCAGGCCCAGGCTTCGTCCCCATCTGAGATCGGGAGCTCCGTCCTAAGCGAAGGAGGCATCGAGGAGCCCTCGCCTCACACAGAGCCCCTTTCCTTTAACCCAGAGGAGGTTAATACGGAAGCTGAGGGACAGGACGTAAGCCACTCGAGTATGCCGTCCTGTCCACACCGACCCCCAGATCACACCTGCACTCACAACCAAAGGGTCAACGGACAGGTTCAATCACATTACACAG ATGCTTTGCGAAGaatcagtgtgtgttatagcagTGAAGATCCTGGCACCTTCTCTGACGACCAAAGCTCCTCTCAT GACGAGTGCAGTGAGGACGGAGCGCTGGCGGACGACACTGCAACGTCGGAGAGCATGGAGTGGGCATCCAAACCTACCATCTGCAAACA ACCTTGTATCCTCATCATGGACTCGTTGCGAGGCCCTGCCAGATCTACAGTGGTGAAGACATTGCGAGA GTATCTGGAGGTAGAGTGGGAAGTGAGGAAGGGCACTCAGAGGAGTTTTGGGAAGGACTTGATGAAGGGCTCGAGCCCGCGGGTGCCACAACAGGACAACTTCAGCGACTGTGGCGTCTACGTGCTGCAATACGTCGAGAGCTTCTTCGAG AACCCTGTGCCAAGCTTCCATCTCCCTATGAATTTATTGGACTGGTTCCCCCAGCAGCGGATGAAGACTAAACGGGAGGAGATCAAGGAGCTCATTCTAAAGCTCCAGTCCCTACAAAAGTTGGACCGGGAGAACTCTGGGCAGGACCTGGGTGTCGGAGATGTCTGCGACGACCTGGACATTGGAGACGCCTTAGAGTCGGCC
- the senp6a gene encoding sentrin-specific protease 6 isoform X8: MAHKKSVFIEALDRSEASRDGGFKQSWSFSLSAAHQEERRNDPSLVTMDQVGGQQELSPEGVKQAPPLRHFDLMEPMKTYERRPNHFKPLTRMGTGKPSEAPHAMAISPLPNRTNYLIMSPAPSQGVVVQGRLFQHTHLPSPVRKPVQRSDFTTQRAELDKIILTCPEISDSESLNVKRCTQPRRRPMFESISTAESLQPDEYFTVCGKCGRRSEDHTKCESCGNPLPAEVPLLPAVPSSPAPRVPVRSLPSPGSPSVTQLSKSFYGVTSGGRATQAETAMNPPARITRGGLLLPHNGAKLTVGKRQPLAKQHELNDPIVLSSDEDDEADSSSTGSVNRLDSVSPRPADSAHSSPAPSGGRVEAAVKEVAEHEEHACEFFNDVDHRSVAPRRNRLKDPFRSVCEDPSPSKKRKLGQVPKLESIILECRSVRIGTLRRMVTKPVIFTVEYIQLETEGQEVDVLEKVRLRSSELTSCEWCSVRKLPVLFFQTSDSECQRLRTQLQMSQESGGLWYDCSGENLDEKYIVLIFENGLSMQEQMILEDILVEIGRNNKLTRFPARLTFDEANVRLVQYNKATKEKEKAKAQKAKLVSPSTTSATTATTVNVSVTTATATASTVTATPAASTEMIVQTRFSTHLHGIYDEDDDEDMAELQPTFTGPIVKLIVYPPPPAKGGISVTNEDLHCLNDGEFLNDVIIDFYLKYLFMEKLKKEDAGRSHVFSSFFYKRLNQRERRSAPDTTNLPIQKRKHNRVKTWTRHVDLFQKDFIFVPINESAHWYLAVICFPGLEGPCMEPNPHYQPQTQSQAQASSPSEIGSSVLSEGGIEEPSPHTEPLSFNPEEVNTEAEGQDVSHSSMPSCPHRPPDHTCTHNQRVNGQVQSHYTDALRRISVCYSSEDPGTFSDDQSSSHDECSEDGALADDTATSESMEWASKPTICKQPCILIMDSLRGPARSTVVKTLREYLEVEWEVRKGTQRSFGKDLMKGSSPRVPQQDNFSDCGVYVLQYVESFFENPVPSFHLPMNLLDWFPQQRMKTKREEIKELILKLQSLQKLDRENSGQDLGVGDVCDDLDIGDALESADLIPPISS, from the exons ATGGCTCACAAGAAGAGCGTTTTTATCGAAG CTCTCGATAGATCAGAAGCCAGCAGAGATGGAGGGTTCAAGCAGAGCTGGAGTTTTTCCCTCTCCGCTGCCCAtcaagaggagaggaggaacgA TCCTTCCCTGGTGACCATGGATCAAGTGGGTGGGCAGCAGGAACTTTCCCCTGAAGGGGTGAAG cagGCGCCCCCTCTGAGGCACTTTGACCTCATGGAGCCTATGAAGACGTACGAACGGCGGCCAAATCATTTCAAGCCCCTGACCAGAATGGGAACGGGCAAGCCCAG TGAAGCCCCGCACGCGATGGCCATTTCCCCACTACCCAACAGAACCAATTATTTAATTATGAGTCCAGCGCCATCTCAAGGAGTGGTAGTTCAAGGAAGGCTGTTTCAACACACTCATCTCCCCTCTCCTGTTAGAAAGCCAGTCCAAAG ATCTGACTTCACCACCCAAAGAGCAGAGCTAGACAAAATCATTCTCACCTGCCCAGAGATTTCAG ACTCGGAGTCTCTGAATGTAAAGAGATGCACCCAGCCGAGGAGGCGGCCGATGTTCGAAAGCATCAGCACGGCAGAG TCGTTGCAGCCGGACGAGTACTTCACTGTGTGCGGAAAGTGTGGCCGGCGAAGTGAAGACCACACAAAGTGTGAAAGCTGCGGGAACCCACTGCCTGCTGAAGTGCCCCTTCTGCCTGCTGTCCCCTCCTCACCTGCCCCTCGAGTGCCTGTACGCTCCCTTCCCTCTCCCGGCTCTCCCAGCGTCACTCAGCTCAGCAAGAGCTTCTACGGTGTGACGTCTGGGGGGCGCGCTACCCAAGCCGAAACGGCTATGAACCCACCAGCACGCATTACCCGCGGGGGTCTGCTGCTGCCACACAATGGCGCTAAGCTAACCGTGGGGAAGAGGCAGCCTTTGGCCAAGCAGCACGAACTCAATGACCCCA tcgTACTGTCTAGCGACGAAGACGACGAGGCTGACAGTTCTAGCACGGGCAGCGTAAACCGGTTGGACAGCGTCTCTCCGAGGCCTGCCGACTCCGCCCACTCCTCCCCAGCGCCTTCCGGCGGCAGAGTGGAAGCGGCCGTTAAAGAGGTCGCAGAACACGAAGAGCACGCTTGCGAATTCTTCAACGACGTGGACCACAGGAGCGTGGCACCTCGAAGGAACCGCTTAAAAGATCCA TTTCGAAGCGTGTGCGAGGACCCGTCGCCATCTAAGAAGCGGAAATTGGGACAGGTGCCGAAGTTGGAGAGCATTATTCTGGAGTGCAGGAGCGTACGGATAGGAACTCTGCGCCGGATGGTCACCAAACCTGTCATT tTCACAGTAGAGTATATACAGCTTGAGACGGAAG GTCAGGAGGTCGACGTGCTGGAGAAGGTGCGCCTGAGGTCGTCGGAGCTGACGAGCTGCGAATGGTGCAGCGTTCGGAAGCTGCCCGTCCTATTTTTCCAGACCAGTGACAGTGAGTGCCAGCGCCTGCGCACCCAGCTCCAGATGTCCCAGGAGAGCGGCGGCCTGTGGTACGACTGCAGCGGCGAAA ACTTGGATGAGAAATACATAGTGTTGATTTTCGAGAACGGCCTCTCGATGCAAGAGCAGATGATTTTAGAAGACATCCTGGTTGAGATTGGCCGAAACAACAAGCTCACGCGCTTTCCTGCTAGACTGACCTTTGACGAAGCCAACGTTCGACTGGTTCAATATAACAAAGCaacaaaagagaaggaaaag GCAAAAGCTCAGAAAGCCAAATTGGTTTCACCCTCTACAACATCTGCCACGACTGCGACTACAGTAAATGTCTCCGTCACCACGGCAACGGCGACGGCAAGCACAGTAACCGCAACCCCGGCTGCGTCGACAGAGATGATAGTCCAGACCCGATTCTCCACTCACCTCCACGGGATCtacgatgaagatgatgatgaggatatGGCAGAGCTGCAGCCTACTTTCACAGGCCCCATCGTCAA GTTGATAGTGTATCCCCCTCCTCCAGCTAAAGGTGGAATCTCTGTGACCAACGAAGACCTTCACTGTCTAAACGACGGGGAGTTTCTGAACGATGTCATCATagacttttatttaaa GTATCTCTTCATGGAGAAGTTGAAAAAGGAGGATGCAGGCAGAAGTCACGTTTTCAGTTCGTTCTTCTACAAGAGACTCAAccagagagaaaggagaagtgCACCGGACACAACTAACCTTCC AATACAGAAGAGGAAGCACAATCGGGTAAAAACATGGACGCGACATGTGGACCTTTTTCAGAAGGACTTCATCTTTGTTCCCATCAATGAGTC AGCACACTGGTATCTTGCAGTGATCTGCTTCCCAGGTTTAGAGGGACCCTGCATGGAGCCCAATCCTCATTATCAGCCCCAGACACAGTCCCAGGCCCAGGCTTCGTCCCCATCTGAGATCGGGAGCTCCGTCCTAAGCGAAGGAGGCATCGAGGAGCCCTCGCCTCACACAGAGCCCCTTTCCTTTAACCCAGAGGAGGTTAATACGGAAGCTGAGGGACAGGACGTAAGCCACTCGAGTATGCCGTCCTGTCCACACCGACCCCCAGATCACACCTGCACTCACAACCAAAGGGTCAACGGACAGGTTCAATCACATTACACAG ATGCTTTGCGAAGaatcagtgtgtgttatagcagTGAAGATCCTGGCACCTTCTCTGACGACCAAAGCTCCTCTCAT GACGAGTGCAGTGAGGACGGAGCGCTGGCGGACGACACTGCAACGTCGGAGAGCATGGAGTGGGCATCCAAACCTACCATCTGCAAACA ACCTTGTATCCTCATCATGGACTCGTTGCGAGGCCCTGCCAGATCTACAGTGGTGAAGACATTGCGAGA GTATCTGGAGGTAGAGTGGGAAGTGAGGAAGGGCACTCAGAGGAGTTTTGGGAAGGACTTGATGAAGGGCTCGAGCCCGCGGGTGCCACAACAGGACAACTTCAGCGACTGTGGCGTCTACGTGCTGCAATACGTCGAGAGCTTCTTCGAG AACCCTGTGCCAAGCTTCCATCTCCCTATGAATTTATTGGACTGGTTCCCCCAGCAGCGGATGAAGACTAAACGGGAGGAGATCAAGGAGCTCATTCTAAAGCTCCAGTCCCTACAAAAGTTGGACCGGGAGAACTCTGGGCAGGACCTGGGTGTCGGAGATGTCTGCGACGACCTGGACATTGGAGACGCCTTAGAGTCGGCC
- the senp6a gene encoding sentrin-specific protease 6 isoform X2, translating into MAHKKSVFIEALDRSEASRDGGFKQSWSFSLSAAHQEERRNDPSLVTMDQVGGQQELSPEGVKQAPPLRHFDLMEPMKTYERRPNHFKPLTRMGTGKPSEAPHAMAISPLPNRTNYLIMSPAPSQGVVVQGRLFQHTHLPSPVRKPVQSNLDLKERSDFTTQRAELDKIILTCPEISDSESLNVKRCTQPRRRPMFESISTAESLQPDEYFTVCGKCGRRSEDHTKCESCGNPLPAEVPLLPAVPSSPAPRVPVRSLPSPGSPSVTQLSKSFYGVTSGGRATQAETAMNPPARITRGGLLLPHNGAKLTVGKRQPLAKQHELNDPIVLSSDEDDEADSSSTGSVNRLDSVSPRPADSAHSSPAPSGGRVEAAVKEVAEHEEHACEFFNDVDHRSVAPRRNRLKDPFRSVCEDPSPSKKRKLGQVPKLESIILECRSVRIGTLRRMVTKPVIFTVEYIQLETEGQEVDVLEKVRLRSSELTSCEWCSVRKLPVLFFQTSDSECQRLRTQLQMSQESGGLWYDCSGENLDEKYIVLIFENGLSMQEQMILEDILVEIGRNNKLTRFPARLTFDEANVRLVQYNKATKEKEKAKAQKAKLVSPSTTSATTATTVNVSVTTATATASTVTATPAASTEMIVQTRFSTHLHGIYDEDDDEDMAELQPTFTGPIVKLIVYPPPPAKGGISVTNEDLHCLNDGEFLNDVIIDFYLKYLFMEKLKKEDAGRSHVFSSFFYKRLNQRERRSAPDTTNLPIQKRKHNRVKTWTRHVDLFQKDFIFVPINESAHWYLAVICFPGLEGPCMEPNPHYQPQTQSQAQASSPSEIGSSVLSEGGIEEPSPHTEPLSFNPEEVNTEAEGQDVSHSSMPSCPHRPPDHTCTHNQRVNGQVQSHYTDALRRISVCYSSEDPGTFSDDQSSSHDECSEDGALADDTATSESMEWASKPTICKQPCILIMDSLRGPARSTVVKTLREYLEVEWEVRKGTQRSFGKDLMKGSSPRVPQQDNFSDCGVYVLQYVESFFENPVPSFHLPMNLLDWFPQQRMKTKREEIKELILKLQSLQKLDRENSGQDLGVGDVCDDLDIGDALESADLIPPISS; encoded by the exons ATGGCTCACAAGAAGAGCGTTTTTATCGAAG CTCTCGATAGATCAGAAGCCAGCAGAGATGGAGGGTTCAAGCAGAGCTGGAGTTTTTCCCTCTCCGCTGCCCAtcaagaggagaggaggaacgA TCCTTCCCTGGTGACCATGGATCAAGTGGGTGGGCAGCAGGAACTTTCCCCTGAAGGGGTGAAG cagGCGCCCCCTCTGAGGCACTTTGACCTCATGGAGCCTATGAAGACGTACGAACGGCGGCCAAATCATTTCAAGCCCCTGACCAGAATGGGAACGGGCAAGCCCAG TGAAGCCCCGCACGCGATGGCCATTTCCCCACTACCCAACAGAACCAATTATTTAATTATGAGTCCAGCGCCATCTCAAGGAGTGGTAGTTCAAGGAAGGCTGTTTCAACACACTCATCTCCCCTCTCCTGTTAGAAAGCCAGTCCAAAG CAACCTTGACTTGAAAGAAAG ATCTGACTTCACCACCCAAAGAGCAGAGCTAGACAAAATCATTCTCACCTGCCCAGAGATTTCAG ACTCGGAGTCTCTGAATGTAAAGAGATGCACCCAGCCGAGGAGGCGGCCGATGTTCGAAAGCATCAGCACGGCAGAG TCGTTGCAGCCGGACGAGTACTTCACTGTGTGCGGAAAGTGTGGCCGGCGAAGTGAAGACCACACAAAGTGTGAAAGCTGCGGGAACCCACTGCCTGCTGAAGTGCCCCTTCTGCCTGCTGTCCCCTCCTCACCTGCCCCTCGAGTGCCTGTACGCTCCCTTCCCTCTCCCGGCTCTCCCAGCGTCACTCAGCTCAGCAAGAGCTTCTACGGTGTGACGTCTGGGGGGCGCGCTACCCAAGCCGAAACGGCTATGAACCCACCAGCACGCATTACCCGCGGGGGTCTGCTGCTGCCACACAATGGCGCTAAGCTAACCGTGGGGAAGAGGCAGCCTTTGGCCAAGCAGCACGAACTCAATGACCCCA tcgTACTGTCTAGCGACGAAGACGACGAGGCTGACAGTTCTAGCACGGGCAGCGTAAACCGGTTGGACAGCGTCTCTCCGAGGCCTGCCGACTCCGCCCACTCCTCCCCAGCGCCTTCCGGCGGCAGAGTGGAAGCGGCCGTTAAAGAGGTCGCAGAACACGAAGAGCACGCTTGCGAATTCTTCAACGACGTGGACCACAGGAGCGTGGCACCTCGAAGGAACCGCTTAAAAGATCCA TTTCGAAGCGTGTGCGAGGACCCGTCGCCATCTAAGAAGCGGAAATTGGGACAGGTGCCGAAGTTGGAGAGCATTATTCTGGAGTGCAGGAGCGTACGGATAGGAACTCTGCGCCGGATGGTCACCAAACCTGTCATT tTCACAGTAGAGTATATACAGCTTGAGACGGAAG GTCAGGAGGTCGACGTGCTGGAGAAGGTGCGCCTGAGGTCGTCGGAGCTGACGAGCTGCGAATGGTGCAGCGTTCGGAAGCTGCCCGTCCTATTTTTCCAGACCAGTGACAGTGAGTGCCAGCGCCTGCGCACCCAGCTCCAGATGTCCCAGGAGAGCGGCGGCCTGTGGTACGACTGCAGCGGCGAAA ACTTGGATGAGAAATACATAGTGTTGATTTTCGAGAACGGCCTCTCGATGCAAGAGCAGATGATTTTAGAAGACATCCTGGTTGAGATTGGCCGAAACAACAAGCTCACGCGCTTTCCTGCTAGACTGACCTTTGACGAAGCCAACGTTCGACTGGTTCAATATAACAAAGCaacaaaagagaaggaaaag GCAAAAGCTCAGAAAGCCAAATTGGTTTCACCCTCTACAACATCTGCCACGACTGCGACTACAGTAAATGTCTCCGTCACCACGGCAACGGCGACGGCAAGCACAGTAACCGCAACCCCGGCTGCGTCGACAGAGATGATAGTCCAGACCCGATTCTCCACTCACCTCCACGGGATCtacgatgaagatgatgatgaggatatGGCAGAGCTGCAGCCTACTTTCACAGGCCCCATCGTCAA GTTGATAGTGTATCCCCCTCCTCCAGCTAAAGGTGGAATCTCTGTGACCAACGAAGACCTTCACTGTCTAAACGACGGGGAGTTTCTGAACGATGTCATCATagacttttatttaaa GTATCTCTTCATGGAGAAGTTGAAAAAGGAGGATGCAGGCAGAAGTCACGTTTTCAGTTCGTTCTTCTACAAGAGACTCAAccagagagaaaggagaagtgCACCGGACACAACTAACCTTCC AATACAGAAGAGGAAGCACAATCGGGTAAAAACATGGACGCGACATGTGGACCTTTTTCAGAAGGACTTCATCTTTGTTCCCATCAATGAGTC AGCACACTGGTATCTTGCAGTGATCTGCTTCCCAGGTTTAGAGGGACCCTGCATGGAGCCCAATCCTCATTATCAGCCCCAGACACAGTCCCAGGCCCAGGCTTCGTCCCCATCTGAGATCGGGAGCTCCGTCCTAAGCGAAGGAGGCATCGAGGAGCCCTCGCCTCACACAGAGCCCCTTTCCTTTAACCCAGAGGAGGTTAATACGGAAGCTGAGGGACAGGACGTAAGCCACTCGAGTATGCCGTCCTGTCCACACCGACCCCCAGATCACACCTGCACTCACAACCAAAGGGTCAACGGACAGGTTCAATCACATTACACAG ATGCTTTGCGAAGaatcagtgtgtgttatagcagTGAAGATCCTGGCACCTTCTCTGACGACCAAAGCTCCTCTCAT GACGAGTGCAGTGAGGACGGAGCGCTGGCGGACGACACTGCAACGTCGGAGAGCATGGAGTGGGCATCCAAACCTACCATCTGCAAACA ACCTTGTATCCTCATCATGGACTCGTTGCGAGGCCCTGCCAGATCTACAGTGGTGAAGACATTGCGAGA GTATCTGGAGGTAGAGTGGGAAGTGAGGAAGGGCACTCAGAGGAGTTTTGGGAAGGACTTGATGAAGGGCTCGAGCCCGCGGGTGCCACAACAGGACAACTTCAGCGACTGTGGCGTCTACGTGCTGCAATACGTCGAGAGCTTCTTCGAG AACCCTGTGCCAAGCTTCCATCTCCCTATGAATTTATTGGACTGGTTCCCCCAGCAGCGGATGAAGACTAAACGGGAGGAGATCAAGGAGCTCATTCTAAAGCTCCAGTCCCTACAAAAGTTGGACCGGGAGAACTCTGGGCAGGACCTGGGTGTCGGAGATGTCTGCGACGACCTGGACATTGGAGACGCCTTAGAGTCGGCC